Proteins from one methanogenic archaeon mixed culture ISO4-G1 genomic window:
- a CDS encoding cupin domain/helix-turn-helix protein: protein MEPIVAEVAERVKAMREMCDISVEEMAAVVGKTPEEYLVYETGEMDFSFTFLYKIAERCGIDMVELLTGEKPHLNECTFVKNGKGLPMKRRKGFEYQHLGYTMKNRLSETFVVIAPYIEGDNDENVHLSTHPGNEFDYVLEGTMRFVHAGHFYDLEPGDSVYYNSGQPHGMYATSKNGCKFIASVMKGEDK from the coding sequence ATGGAGCCAATAGTAGCTGAAGTAGCGGAGCGTGTCAAAGCGATGCGCGAGATGTGCGACATCTCCGTCGAGGAGATGGCGGCGGTGGTCGGAAAGACCCCCGAAGAATACCTGGTTTACGAGACCGGAGAGATGGATTTCTCGTTCACCTTCCTGTACAAGATCGCGGAAAGGTGCGGTATCGACATGGTAGAGCTCCTCACGGGTGAGAAACCCCACCTCAACGAGTGCACCTTCGTCAAGAACGGCAAGGGCCTTCCGATGAAGAGGCGCAAGGGATTCGAATACCAGCATCTCGGATACACCATGAAGAACAGGCTGTCCGAGACCTTCGTCGTGATAGCACCGTACATAGAGGGCGACAACGACGAGAACGTACACCTCTCCACCCACCCAGGCAACGAGTTCGATTACGTCCTCGAGGGGACGATGAGATTCGTCCACGCAGGTCACTTCTACGATCTGGAACCCGGCGATTCCGTGTATTACAACAGCGGACAGCCCCATGGCATGTACGCCACATCGAAGAACGGATGCAAGTTCATAGCGTCGGTCATGAAAGGTGAGGACAAATGA
- a CDS encoding AMP-binding domain-containing protein produces the protein MRNINMRYVEETYGDDGILKDLKYHYPDNYNFGYDIVDDIAVNEPDRLAMIWTNPAGEERRYTFSDIKRMSDKTANYLLSKGIKKGDMVLVILKRHYQFWYVSVALHKIGAVMVPATFMLTKGDVEYRVRSASIKAAICTDMNGVCDAVDSAEDIPSLTIKMIVNSDRPGWDNLDKGVDAASDKLERIQTNVHEPMLMYFSSGTSGYPKMVLHNHLYSLGHLSTAKYWHNVFPDGVHFTIADTGWGKAVWGKLYGQWIMEAAVFVYDYDKFEPHEILRIVEKYRITSMCCPPTMFRMFINAGLEGHDLSSLKYCCIAGEALNPDVFNSWYQATGIKLMEGFGQTETTLTICNLVGMNPKPSSMGKPSPQYKVKIVDQDGEECPVGQSGEIVISYEPRPPGLMMEYYRDPEKTKKAMHDGWYHTGDEAWMDEDGYYWYVGRNDDVIKSSGYKISPFEIESVLVTHPAVLECAVTGIPDPVRGQLVKATVVLRPGYEPSEDLKKELQNFVKHETAPYKYPRAMEFVKELPKTVNGKIQRGVIRKKDSQ, from the coding sequence ATGAGGAACATCAACATGAGGTACGTCGAGGAGACGTACGGTGATGACGGCATACTCAAGGACCTCAAGTACCACTATCCGGACAACTACAACTTCGGATACGACATCGTCGACGACATCGCGGTCAACGAACCTGACCGTCTGGCGATGATCTGGACCAACCCCGCGGGCGAGGAGAGGAGGTACACGTTCTCCGACATCAAGAGGATGTCCGACAAGACGGCGAACTATCTTCTGTCCAAAGGCATCAAGAAGGGAGATATGGTATTGGTCATCCTGAAGCGCCACTACCAGTTCTGGTACGTTTCGGTGGCCCTCCACAAGATCGGTGCGGTCATGGTCCCCGCGACATTCATGCTGACGAAGGGTGACGTGGAGTACCGCGTCAGGTCAGCATCCATCAAGGCGGCTATCTGTACGGACATGAACGGCGTCTGCGACGCCGTCGATTCCGCAGAGGACATCCCCTCCCTGACGATCAAGATGATCGTCAACAGCGACAGGCCCGGATGGGACAACCTGGACAAGGGGGTGGATGCGGCCTCGGACAAGCTGGAAAGGATCCAGACGAACGTCCACGAGCCGATGCTCATGTACTTCTCGTCCGGAACCTCGGGATATCCCAAGATGGTCCTCCACAACCACCTGTACAGCCTCGGGCACCTGTCCACAGCCAAGTACTGGCATAACGTGTTCCCCGACGGGGTGCACTTCACCATCGCCGACACAGGATGGGGAAAGGCCGTATGGGGAAAGCTTTACGGACAGTGGATCATGGAGGCAGCGGTCTTCGTCTACGATTACGACAAGTTCGAGCCCCATGAGATCCTCCGCATCGTCGAGAAGTACAGGATCACATCCATGTGCTGCCCCCCGACCATGTTCAGGATGTTCATCAACGCCGGACTGGAGGGTCACGACCTCTCGTCACTGAAGTACTGCTGCATCGCGGGAGAGGCACTGAACCCGGATGTGTTCAACAGCTGGTACCAGGCAACAGGAATCAAGCTCATGGAGGGATTCGGACAGACCGAGACCACCCTCACCATCTGCAACCTGGTGGGTATGAACCCCAAGCCCAGTTCCATGGGTAAACCCTCACCCCAGTACAAGGTCAAGATCGTGGATCAGGACGGCGAGGAGTGTCCCGTCGGACAGAGCGGAGAGATCGTCATCAGCTACGAGCCCAGGCCCCCTGGACTCATGATGGAGTACTACCGCGATCCGGAGAAGACCAAGAAGGCCATGCACGACGGCTGGTACCACACCGGGGACGAGGCATGGATGGACGAGGACGGATACTACTGGTATGTCGGAAGGAACGACGATGTCATCAAATCCTCCGGTTACAAGATCAGCCCGTTCGAGATCGAGTCCGTCCTGGTGACCCATCCCGCGGTCCTGGAGTGCGCCGTAACGGGAATCCCGGATCCCGTCAGGGGACAGCTCGTGAAGGCGACCGTGGTCCTCAGGCCAGGATACGAACCTTCAGAGGATCTGAAGAAGGAACTGCAGAATTTCGTCAAGCACGAGACAGCACCTTATAAGTATCCTAGAGCGATGGAGTTCGTCAAGGAACTGCCTAAGACGGTCAACGGCAAGATCCAACGCGGTGTGATCAGGAAGAAGGATAGTCAATGA
- a CDS encoding cupin domain/helix-turn-helix protein: MADMNKVGKRICKYREQMGLTQEQLAINSGLSLDSIKDYEAGIAYPPIGSLIRLSRSLGQRVGTFTDDQFNPDPIVVRFNERQEEASSHGDKGDYQYYPLGKGKTDRHMEPMFIRVGVEDTPELSSHEGEEFIVVVSGKILFIYGKEKKVLEPGDSAYYNSVVPHYVGAIDGPAEIYAVLYTPL; the protein is encoded by the coding sequence ATGGCCGATATGAACAAAGTTGGAAAGAGAATCTGCAAGTACAGAGAACAGATGGGGCTCACACAAGAGCAGCTTGCCATTAACTCTGGCCTTAGCCTTGATTCGATTAAGGATTACGAAGCAGGCATCGCCTACCCTCCCATCGGATCCTTGATTAGGCTTTCCCGTTCGCTCGGTCAGAGGGTCGGGACATTCACGGACGACCAGTTCAACCCCGATCCGATCGTCGTCAGGTTCAACGAGAGGCAGGAGGAGGCATCATCCCACGGAGACAAGGGGGACTACCAGTACTATCCTCTCGGAAAGGGAAAGACCGACCGTCACATGGAGCCCATGTTCATCCGTGTCGGTGTCGAGGACACACCCGAGCTCAGCTCCCACGAGGGAGAGGAGTTCATAGTGGTCGTGAGCGGGAAGATCCTGTTCATCTACGGTAAGGAGAAGAAGGTCCTGGAACCCGGTGACAGCGCCTATTACAATTCTGTGGTCCCCCACTACGTCGGGGCCATCGACGGACCCGCGGAGATATACGCGGTCCTCTATACGCCGCTCTGA
- a CDS encoding 2-oxoglutarate ferredoxin oxidoreductase beta subunit KorB codes for MSKVLGERPKALLDVPLHYCPGCTHGIVHRLVAEVIDELGIEGKTVGVASVGCSVFTYNYFGCDMVQAPHGRAPAVATGVKRARPDDVVFTYQGDGDLAAIGMGETVHAAARGENIVAIFINNAIYGMTGGQMAPTTLPGQVTQTTPYGRDTSVAGNPIRVCELLSSVKGVALAERVTVDCVKNVKAAKRAIKKAFEYQMAGKGYCIIEVVSTCPTNWGMSPQDALQWLRDNMLPYYPLGVYKDVGEGEE; via the coding sequence ATGTCAAAGGTATTGGGAGAGAGGCCCAAGGCACTCCTGGACGTCCCGCTGCACTACTGCCCGGGATGCACGCACGGAATCGTGCACAGGCTGGTTGCCGAGGTCATCGACGAGCTCGGAATCGAGGGGAAGACCGTCGGGGTCGCTTCCGTCGGATGTTCCGTCTTCACATACAACTACTTCGGATGCGACATGGTCCAGGCACCCCACGGACGTGCACCTGCCGTCGCCACCGGTGTCAAGAGGGCAAGGCCCGATGACGTAGTCTTCACCTACCAGGGTGACGGGGACCTCGCAGCCATCGGAATGGGAGAGACCGTCCACGCCGCCGCAAGGGGAGAGAACATCGTCGCGATCTTCATCAACAACGCTATCTACGGAATGACCGGAGGACAGATGGCACCTACCACCCTGCCCGGACAGGTCACCCAGACGACACCGTACGGAAGGGACACGTCCGTCGCAGGAAACCCCATCAGGGTCTGCGAGCTGCTCTCCTCCGTCAAGGGCGTCGCACTCGCTGAGCGTGTGACCGTCGACTGCGTCAAGAACGTCAAGGCTGCGAAGAGGGCCATCAAGAAGGCCTTCGAATATCAGATGGCCGGAAAGGGATACTGCATCATCGAGGTCGTCTCCACATGCCCCACCAACTGGGGAATGTCGCCGCAGGATGCGCTCCAGTGGCTCAGGGACAATATGCTCCCGTACTATCCGCTCGGAGTCTACAAGGATGTCGGGGAGGGAGAGGAATGA
- a CDS encoding AMP-binding domain-containing protein, translated as MTRDINLRYVDETYDENGLLKTYSVHYPDNFNFGYDIVDDIAVNDPNRRALLWCDDRGHEKCFTFADIKRMSDKTANYLTQHGVRKGDMVLVVLKHNYQFWYVSIALHKMGAVLIPATFMLKKHDIEYRINSASIKAAIVTSDAPVWQEFDIAENIPSLKFKCMTNSQYNGPCPPGWDDFDAGVEAAPEEWKRVPTHVRDMMLIYFTSGTSGNPKMAVHDFSYPIGHILTAKHWHCVVPDGLHWTVAETGWAKNAWGKLYGQWIMEAGLFVYEHQKFDPVAVMNLIEKYRITTFCCPPTMFRMYCEAGLEGHDLSSLTHCCIAGEALNSDTFEKWYNATGLKLMEGFGQSETTVLVGNLKGMTPKPGSMGKPSPQYRVDIVDDNGKPCPPSVVGQIVVGIDPPPAGIFVGYLHDRQKTRATLFGGFHHTGDLAWKDEDGYFWYVGRNDDVIKSSGYRISPFEIESVLLKHPCCLECAITGVPDPIRGQIVKATIVLRQGYEGTDELKKELQNYVKHETAPYKYPRAVEFVKELPKSISGKIKRVDIRNKDKELAEKKN; from the coding sequence ATGACCAGGGACATCAACCTTCGCTACGTGGACGAGACCTACGACGAGAACGGTCTCCTGAAGACATACAGCGTCCACTACCCTGACAACTTCAACTTCGGATACGACATCGTCGACGACATCGCCGTCAACGACCCGAACAGGAGGGCGCTGTTGTGGTGCGACGACAGGGGACACGAGAAGTGCTTCACCTTCGCGGACATCAAGAGGATGTCCGACAAGACCGCGAACTACCTGACCCAGCACGGCGTCAGGAAGGGGGACATGGTCCTCGTGGTCCTCAAGCACAACTACCAGTTCTGGTACGTCTCCATCGCATTGCACAAGATGGGTGCCGTCCTGATTCCTGCCACGTTCATGCTCAAGAAGCATGACATCGAGTACCGTATCAACTCTGCATCCATCAAGGCGGCCATCGTCACATCGGATGCACCGGTCTGGCAGGAGTTCGACATAGCCGAGAACATCCCCTCGCTTAAGTTCAAGTGCATGACCAACTCCCAGTACAACGGCCCCTGTCCTCCCGGATGGGACGACTTCGACGCGGGAGTGGAGGCGGCCCCGGAGGAGTGGAAGAGGGTCCCGACGCACGTCAGGGACATGATGCTCATCTACTTCACCTCAGGGACATCGGGCAACCCCAAGATGGCGGTCCATGATTTCTCATATCCCATCGGACACATACTCACAGCGAAGCACTGGCACTGTGTCGTCCCCGACGGTCTGCACTGGACCGTGGCCGAGACGGGATGGGCCAAGAACGCATGGGGGAAGCTCTACGGTCAGTGGATCATGGAGGCGGGGCTGTTCGTTTACGAGCATCAGAAGTTCGACCCCGTGGCCGTGATGAACCTCATCGAGAAGTACAGGATCACCACCTTCTGCTGTCCTCCCACGATGTTCAGGATGTACTGTGAGGCAGGATTGGAGGGACATGACCTCTCGTCGCTCACCCACTGCTGCATCGCAGGAGAGGCATTGAACTCAGATACCTTCGAGAAGTGGTACAACGCTACCGGTCTGAAGCTCATGGAGGGTTTTGGACAGTCCGAGACCACTGTGCTCGTGGGTAACCTCAAGGGCATGACGCCCAAGCCCGGATCCATGGGTAAGCCGTCGCCCCAGTACAGGGTCGACATCGTCGACGACAACGGAAAGCCCTGCCCGCCCAGCGTGGTCGGACAGATCGTAGTCGGGATCGATCCCCCGCCAGCGGGGATATTCGTCGGCTACCTGCACGACAGGCAGAAGACTAGGGCAACGCTCTTCGGAGGGTTCCATCACACCGGCGACCTCGCCTGGAAGGACGAGGACGGTTACTTCTGGTACGTCGGAAGGAACGATGACGTCATCAAATCATCCGGATACAGGATCAGTCCGTTCGAGATCGAGTCCGTGCTGCTGAAGCACCCCTGCTGTCTCGAGTGTGCCATCACAGGTGTACCGGACCCGATCAGGGGGCAGATCGTCAAGGCGACCATCGTCCTCAGGCAGGGATACGAGGGCACCGACGAGCTGAAGAAGGAGCTCCAGAACTACGTCAAGCACGAGACCGCGCCTTACAAGTACCCGAGGGCGGTGGAGTTCGTCAAGGAGCTTCCCAAGTCCATCAGCGGAAAGATCAAGCGTGTCGACATCCGCAACAAGGACAAGGAACTGGCCGAGAAGAAGAACTGA
- a CDS encoding metallo-beta-lactamase domain-containing protein, giving the protein MNGDLIKRTFTTRTPDKPGAFMRACKVIKEQGGNITRVSYKRGGLNLFIEVEGTKGVLDAIEMGLSEMSYVDFQPKVPTVLVMEVKIPNTPGMLFPVLEIIDRHEVNITYLNSREENRGFQNFNIGMEVKDPTVSKKILDEVSDIYLLNVVSYNGNYDVLDTTVGYIRLANKIQRLFSLDDDKVREFVAECRGVTELLTQRGQDPVVVFDRVRQLADFIAYHRDLNFRPRITQHQLTEETSLYVIEPPCGSNTYVLRNDDSLLFVDSGMGIFSDEMITELRETFPAFFSMQKTMLVTHADADHCGLLSVIDNAEIVVDARTAADLFDMARPTSDKDAYNYCYGRLCRIITDYVAPRRENIRIIGDAPKSHSEFVLLDKLRFGDIELEIFEGPGTHTKGQTVIICRNPKLLFTGDLYSNDKDVIPERAEYNKIAPFLSENSEEDLDRLTDTRTKLGAIMDSIGRTGMIVCGGHGNIKKLR; this is encoded by the coding sequence ATGAACGGTGATCTGATAAAGCGCACCTTCACCACCAGGACCCCGGACAAGCCCGGGGCCTTCATGCGTGCGTGCAAGGTGATCAAGGAACAGGGCGGCAACATAACCCGTGTCAGCTACAAGCGCGGAGGTCTGAACCTCTTCATAGAGGTAGAGGGCACGAAGGGCGTCCTGGATGCGATCGAGATGGGACTCAGCGAGATGTCCTACGTGGACTTCCAGCCGAAGGTCCCCACCGTCCTGGTGATGGAGGTCAAGATCCCCAACACGCCAGGGATGCTGTTCCCTGTCCTTGAGATCATCGACAGACATGAGGTCAACATAACCTATCTGAACTCCAGGGAGGAGAACCGCGGGTTCCAGAATTTCAACATCGGTATGGAGGTCAAGGACCCCACCGTGTCCAAGAAGATCCTGGACGAGGTCTCCGACATCTACCTGCTCAACGTGGTGTCCTACAACGGCAACTACGATGTCCTGGACACCACGGTCGGATACATCCGTCTGGCCAACAAGATCCAGAGGCTGTTCAGCCTCGACGACGACAAGGTCAGGGAGTTCGTCGCGGAGTGCAGAGGCGTCACGGAGCTCCTTACACAGAGGGGACAGGACCCGGTGGTCGTTTTCGACAGGGTCCGTCAGCTCGCCGACTTCATCGCATATCACAGGGACCTCAACTTCAGGCCCAGGATAACACAGCACCAGCTCACCGAGGAGACCTCGCTCTATGTGATCGAGCCCCCCTGCGGAAGCAACACCTACGTGCTCAGGAACGATGACAGCCTGCTGTTCGTCGACTCGGGAATGGGTATATTCTCCGACGAGATGATCACCGAGCTCAGGGAGACGTTCCCTGCGTTCTTCAGCATGCAGAAGACCATGCTGGTCACACACGCCGATGCCGACCACTGCGGTCTGCTGTCGGTGATAGACAACGCCGAGATCGTGGTGGATGCCAGGACCGCTGCCGACCTGTTCGACATGGCCAGGCCTACCAGCGACAAGGATGCATACAACTACTGCTACGGACGCCTCTGCAGGATCATAACCGATTACGTCGCACCCCGCAGGGAGAACATCCGCATAATAGGGGACGCTCCGAAATCCCATTCCGAGTTCGTCTTGCTCGACAAGCTGAGGTTCGGCGACATCGAGCTGGAGATCTTCGAGGGCCCCGGAACGCACACCAAGGGACAGACGGTCATCATCTGCAGGAACCCCAAGCTCCTGTTCACAGGTGACCTGTATTCGAACGACAAGGACGTCATCCCGGAGAGGGCCGAGTACAACAAGATCGCCCCGTTCCTTTCGGAGAATTCCGAGGAGGACCTGGACAGACTGACCGACACCCGTACGAAGCTGGGTGCGATCATGGACTCCATCGGGAGGACCGGAATGATCGTATGCGGCGGCCACGGGAACATAAAGAAACTGAGGTGA
- a CDS encoding AMP-binding domain-containing protein yields the protein MVCVPRKNITSEERLGDLLDKCIREHPDNDAIVYVDRELRLSWTQWGQEVDRVAKGLMAMGVEKGMKVAVWATNVPDWITLMFATAKIGAILLTINTNYQSDELDYVLRQSDMDVLFLIDGVRDTDYVQVVYGLVPELKTMPRENFHSEKYPFLKKVVFLGPTKHRGMYSMNEVKSLAITVSDAEYKARQDTVSVYDVTMMQYTSGTTGFPKGVMLTHFNIANDGYWLGANMNYGPTDRLCINVPLFHCFGCVLGVMACINHCVTMCFCEVFDPIKVMTTIEEEKCTSVYGVPTMFINILNHKLFNKFDFSSLRTGIMAGSPCPISTMEEVVSKMNMKEITIVYGLTEASPGMTQTTYDEPSLEKKCASVGKKLQGVDTVILDPETYEPCPDGVIGEFCCKGYNVMKGYYKMPEETAKVIDKNGYLHSGDLGYRDKDGYFYVTGRIKDMIIRGGENIYPKEVEDFLYKMPGIKDVQVVGVPSQKYGEQPGAFIVKFPGYEDMTEQDVMDFCRGQIAWYKTPKYVAFVDDFPMNAAGKILKYELRKTAHELWPDA from the coding sequence ATGGTATGCGTACCAAGGAAGAACATCACCAGCGAAGAGAGGTTAGGAGACCTGCTGGACAAATGCATAAGGGAGCATCCTGACAACGACGCAATAGTCTACGTCGACAGGGAGCTCCGCCTCTCCTGGACCCAGTGGGGACAGGAGGTCGACCGCGTCGCCAAGGGATTGATGGCGATGGGTGTCGAGAAGGGAATGAAGGTGGCCGTCTGGGCAACGAACGTCCCCGATTGGATCACGCTCATGTTCGCAACCGCCAAGATCGGTGCGATCCTCCTCACGATCAACACCAACTACCAGTCGGACGAGCTGGACTACGTGCTCAGGCAGTCCGACATGGATGTGCTGTTCCTGATCGACGGTGTGAGGGACACGGATTACGTGCAGGTGGTATACGGGCTCGTCCCCGAGCTCAAGACCATGCCCAGGGAGAACTTCCACAGCGAGAAGTACCCGTTCCTGAAGAAGGTCGTGTTCCTGGGGCCCACCAAGCACCGCGGGATGTACTCGATGAACGAGGTCAAGTCCCTGGCCATCACCGTCTCTGATGCGGAGTACAAGGCGAGACAGGACACGGTCAGCGTCTACGATGTCACCATGATGCAGTACACGTCCGGAACCACGGGATTCCCCAAGGGAGTCATGCTCACGCATTTCAACATCGCCAACGACGGATACTGGCTCGGAGCCAACATGAACTACGGTCCCACAGACCGCCTGTGCATCAACGTGCCCCTGTTCCACTGCTTCGGATGCGTGCTCGGAGTCATGGCATGCATCAACCATTGCGTCACGATGTGTTTCTGCGAGGTGTTCGACCCGATCAAGGTCATGACCACCATCGAGGAGGAGAAGTGCACATCGGTGTACGGTGTGCCGACGATGTTCATCAACATCCTGAACCACAAGCTGTTCAATAAGTTCGACTTCTCATCGTTGAGGACCGGAATCATGGCAGGATCCCCCTGTCCGATATCGACCATGGAGGAAGTCGTCAGCAAGATGAACATGAAGGAGATCACCATCGTCTACGGTCTCACCGAGGCCTCCCCCGGAATGACGCAGACCACATACGACGAGCCCTCCCTCGAGAAGAAGTGCGCATCCGTGGGAAAGAAGCTCCAGGGTGTGGACACCGTCATCCTGGACCCTGAGACCTACGAGCCGTGCCCGGACGGGGTCATCGGCGAGTTCTGCTGCAAAGGATACAACGTCATGAAGGGCTACTACAAGATGCCCGAGGAGACTGCGAAGGTCATCGACAAGAACGGATACCTCCACTCCGGAGATCTGGGATACAGGGACAAGGATGGTTACTTCTACGTCACCGGAAGGATCAAGGACATGATCATCCGCGGCGGTGAGAACATCTATCCGAAGGAGGTCGAGGACTTCCTCTACAAGATGCCCGGCATCAAGGATGTCCAGGTCGTCGGTGTTCCCAGCCAGAAGTACGGCGAGCAGCCCGGGGCATTCATTGTGAAGTTCCCCGGTTACGAGGATATGACCGAGCAGGATGTCATGGACTTCTGCCGCGGCCAGATCGCCTGGTACAAGACGCCCAAATACGTGGCGTTCGTGGATGATTTTCCGATGAACGCCGCAGGCAAGATTCTTAAATACGAGCTGAGGAAGACAGCCCACGAGCTGTGGCCCGACGCATGA
- a CDS encoding cupin domain/helix-turn-helix protein, which yields MYDNAISERVRAMRDLCGLSTADMAEATGVSEEQYLRFESGQDDFTYTFLSKCADVFQIDMVELLTGENPRLTDYIVVQDGMGLPINRRKGHEYYHLAAYFKDKLAEPYLVKAPYLEEEQEAPIVTSVSDGQELIYVISGSIRFAYDGHEENLIAGDSIYYDSSKPHGAIATSKDGSEFLVVSMKGGAKR from the coding sequence ATGTACGACAACGCTATTTCGGAACGCGTCCGTGCTATGCGCGACCTCTGCGGACTCAGCACCGCGGACATGGCGGAGGCTACGGGAGTCTCCGAGGAACAGTACCTCAGGTTCGAGAGCGGCCAGGACGATTTCACATACACATTCCTGAGCAAGTGCGCCGATGTCTTCCAGATCGACATGGTGGAACTGCTCACAGGCGAGAACCCCCGTCTCACCGACTATATCGTGGTGCAGGACGGAATGGGACTCCCGATCAACAGGCGTAAGGGCCACGAGTACTACCATCTCGCGGCATACTTCAAGGACAAGCTGGCAGAGCCCTATCTCGTCAAGGCGCCGTATCTCGAGGAGGAGCAGGAAGCACCCATCGTGACATCCGTCAGCGACGGTCAGGAGCTGATCTACGTCATCAGCGGAAGCATCAGGTTCGCATACGACGGACACGAGGAGAACCTCATCGCCGGCGATTCGATCTACTACGACTCATCCAAGCCCCACGGTGCGATAGCCACCAGCAAGGACGGTAGCGAGTTCCTCGTCGTGTCCATGAAGGGAGGTGCCAAGAGATGA
- a CDS encoding 2-oxoglutarate ferredoxin oxidoreductase delta subunit KorD: MPKVIVDNIRCKGCEMCVVACPKKILALDHSVTNSKGYHPAHVTDASACIGCGSCTIMCPDCAIRVEVD, encoded by the coding sequence ATGCCGAAAGTAATCGTTGACAATATCAGATGCAAGGGATGCGAGATGTGTGTCGTCGCATGCCCGAAGAAAATCCTGGCTCTGGATCATTCAGTGACCAACAGCAAGGGGTATCACCCCGCTCATGTGACCGACGCTTCCGCGTGCATCGGATGCGGCTCATGCACCATCATGTGCCCCGACTGTGCGATCAGGGTGGAGGTGGATTGA
- a CDS encoding 2-oxoglutarate ferredoxin oxidoreductase alpha subunit KorA, with the protein MADKVLMKGNEAIAEAAIAAGCRHFFGYPITPQTEVAAYMSKRMPKIGGVYLQAESEVASINMVLGAGAAGVRVMTSTSSPGISLMSEGISYIAGSDVPCLIVNVERGGPGLGGIQPSQSDYFQATKATGHGDFHMLVLAPSTVQETVDLISDAFDLGDKYRMPTMILSDGLLGQMMEPVVLPEPKEPTDNKDWAAKGHQGKRAHNVINSLYIEPKVLEDLNIERFKKYEQIKKTEQRAEEYLADDADIILVAFGASSRIAHSAVDMARKDGIKAGLIRPITLWPFPEKTIEKHVDHAKAFLSVEMNMGQMVEDVKLVVHNRKPVRFYGRTGGVVPTPKEVYNEIVKLNGGDC; encoded by the coding sequence ATGGCAGACAAGGTCCTCATGAAAGGGAATGAGGCGATCGCCGAGGCCGCAATAGCGGCAGGATGCAGGCACTTCTTCGGATACCCGATCACGCCTCAGACCGAGGTTGCTGCATACATGTCAAAGAGGATGCCCAAAATCGGCGGTGTGTACCTCCAGGCAGAGTCCGAGGTCGCTTCCATCAACATGGTCCTCGGAGCCGGCGCGGCCGGAGTCAGGGTCATGACTTCCACTTCATCCCCCGGAATCAGTCTCATGTCCGAGGGAATATCATACATAGCGGGATCCGACGTACCCTGTCTCATCGTCAACGTGGAGAGGGGCGGACCCGGACTGGGCGGAATCCAGCCTTCCCAATCGGACTATTTCCAGGCCACCAAGGCCACCGGGCACGGGGACTTCCACATGCTCGTGTTAGCACCGTCCACAGTCCAGGAGACCGTGGACCTGATCTCCGATGCCTTCGACCTCGGGGACAAGTACAGGATGCCCACCATGATCCTGTCGGACGGATTGCTCGGCCAGATGATGGAGCCCGTGGTGCTCCCCGAGCCCAAGGAGCCAACGGACAACAAGGACTGGGCAGCCAAGGGACACCAGGGCAAGAGGGCCCACAACGTGATCAACTCGCTGTACATCGAGCCCAAGGTGCTGGAGGACCTCAATATCGAGAGGTTCAAGAAATACGAGCAGATCAAGAAGACAGAGCAGAGGGCGGAGGAGTACCTCGCCGACGACGCGGATATCATCCTCGTCGCCTTCGGAGCATCATCCAGGATCGCCCACTCTGCGGTGGACATGGCGAGGAAGGACGGCATCAAGGCCGGACTCATCAGACCCATCACGCTCTGGCCCTTCCCAGAGAAGACCATCGAGAAGCATGTCGATCACGCCAAGGCGTTCCTCTCGGTGGAGATGAACATGGGTCAGATGGTCGAGGATGTCAAGCTCGTCGTCCACAACAGGAAACCCGTCCGCTTCTACGGACGCACCGGAGGTGTGGTCCCCACACCCAAAGAGGTCTACAATGAGATCGTCAAGCTCAACGGAGGCGATTGCTGA